TACCTTTTGATGATTACAAGTCTCTGAACTGGATGAACTGCTACAAGTTGCAGATTTGTTGTTTGCTACATGTATTTTGGTCATTTACTTCCTAGTTCAAGCATCTAGAACTTTTCTCCCAATCATTTGACTGTTGATTCTGCTCCCCAACTGTATGAGTTGCTTGACATTAAATGTCTTCCTGCCCTTACTACTATCATTCTTTGGTGGTGAATGCCTCTCTTTTATGAGCATCTTTTGATGTTACTGCCTCCATATGATTGGGAAGATCCAATACCCCATCTTAGAGGGTTAAAGTTGGCTTTCTGGAACTTTGCTTCAGTTGTATGTTCTTGGTTTCAAACTGCTCATTTTTCTTCAAGGATGTAGAAAAGCTCATCTAAACATCATTAAAACTAGCCTTGTGAGATTATTCATGTCCTTCAGGATGTCTTTTATCTTTCCTCATGCTTCACTTAAATTAATTATAGACTGCACCAAGCTGTTTCCCATGCCTTTGCTTTTGCTCCTAACTTTGACCAGTGGCCATTGGTTCTTACTTTTAAAAGCTTCCCACTTTATCTATCTCCTGCTTACAAATTCTTATCCTATGATAGAAGATGACATCTGCTTACAAGTTCTTCAGAAAGTCCACTAATTCAATTTTCCACATGTTCAAATTTGACTTGTAGTAGCCGTAAATGTAATCCATTCTACACATGTTTTATGTTTTCGGTGTTCTTCCTTCCCCCGTCTCTCTTTCCCTCCACATCCGGACGTGTTCGTGCCTCGCCCGCCTTTCATTATTTATATGCAATCATATTTGCAAAAGATCCGCCCCTTCCACGTCTCAACCCATCATATGCAGCCACGGGCACGCGCTGTCGTCGAACCTTCGAGAAGAGGAACCGAATCGAAGCTTCTCGGTCTGATCCATCCACCGAATCATCCTTCGCCGTTGGATCATATTCCGCTTACTCCATTACAATTCCTCCTCTGCCCACCGAACCTATTAGAAAGCTTCAAGAACTTTCCCCCGTCGCCTTTCGAACTGTGAAGACTCGCGAGCGGCGTGCGAAGATGACCCTTGCGGCGGAGCCGGCGGAGGGGCAGCAGCGGTCGCTGCCGACGCCATTCCTGACAAAGACGTACCAGCTAGTTGACGACCCCGCGGTGGACGACGTGATCTCGTGGAACGAGGACGGGTCGACGTTCGTCGTCTGGCGGCCGGCGGAGTTCGCGAGCGACCTCCTCCCTAAGTACTTCAAGCACAACAACTTCTCCAGCTTCGTCCGCCAACTCAACACCTATGTATGTCTAATTCCCGGGTATGTTCGATTGTTTTGCGGTTTTTTGATGTGTTTTTGAGGTTTCTTGGGGGGATCTGTTAGGGATTTCGGAAGATCGTGCCGGATCGATGGGAGTTCGCCAACGATTGCTTCAGGAGAGGCGAGAAGCGCCTGCTTCAAGACATCCACCGCAGGAAGATCTCGACGGCGGCGCCACCGCTAGCGCCCGCCACGATCCCGGGGACAGCGCATGTGCGACGGGCCAGATCGTCGACGTACTCGGGCGAGGAGCAGGTGCTGTCATCGAATTCCTCCTccgggccgccgccgccgcacacGGCCACGACGCGTCCCCGCGGCGAGGCGGAGCTGGGGGAGGAGAACGCGTGGTTGAGGAAGGAGAACGAACGGCTCTCCCGCGAGGTGGCGCAGATGAAGAAGCTATGCAGGGAGATCGCAACGCTAATATCAAGGCACGCGTCGGGCCGGCAGGAGCGCGGCGAAGGGGTGGAAGGCCAGGAGGCGGCCGCGCCGTTGCTAGAGCTGATGCCACCTGGTCCCGCGGCGGAGGaagtggaagaggaggaagaagtcaCGAAGAGTGAGGTGCCTCCGTCGCCGCCGGGAGCAAGCCCGAAACTCTTCGGTGTGTCGATCGGGGTGAAACGACCTCGGTTGGAGGACGGCGACGGCCCACCCGTATCGCAGGAGGTAAAAACCGAGTCGGTCGAATCCGCGTGGCCAAACCAGAAGGATGTGTCGCCAGAACGCGGCGGCCGGCAGCCGTGGGTCATCCACTGCCCCCGGCCGTCCCGGAAAGCATGCATCACGCCGGACCGGCCGATCGACGACGGGGCGCGCACGTGACTGCGGGGCGACATCACGTGTTTCTAACTGCACATAAAATAGTACTTAGTAATAATGAGATAAAAATTTTATCTAATTTAGTAGGATATTTTGGAgtcttgtaatatatatatatatatatatatatatatatatatatatatatatatatatatatatatatcttgtttGAACTCAGGGACGCGGTCATCGAACGCGTGGGAGAGGTCTCATCCCTTCATCTCTCGTAAGTTTCTCTCACTTTGTTACCTTCTTGTTTCAGGTGCACCCAATAATTAATCCGTGTTGCTTATGACAGACGCGGTTTAGGGTTCGTACCAGAGGATGATCCGCGTCATCTTGGGTGCTGACAAGCTGGATTTGACATCCCAATTGGTACTAATTCAAACTTAATTAACTCGccctcctttcccttcttaatCTTTAGGTTAATCCTTATTGATCGAGTCTACCTGAGAATTATTCTTTACATAGAAACGCTACTATAAGAAATCTTTATATTTACAAGTAGTTAAGAGTAAGAATAATGTTTTGAATCATTATAATTCAATATTATACCAATTTAACCCTCTTTAGATATGTGTCAGATTCCAGTGTTATATTAGGTTTCTTCCTATCATAAATCCCTCTCGAGTGATGAATAAAGAATATGCTTGACCTTATCatcaattctttttcctttttgtaaCCTCAGTATCATCGAATTcctatcatttttctttttgtcgAACATAGAATGAGGAGTGTAGTTGCTTAGTAGCAATCAAGTAAGGGTTGGTAGAAATCCTGTGGCCCATATGATGATTCTCTTGTGGTGCTGCATCCACATTCAATTGATCTTTCTAACTTTAGAAACTTTGCATGGTTAGGGTTATCGACTCATTGACCCAATTAATGGTTTGCTATACTAAATCTATTCATGATGTGTGGGGATGGGCATGAAATTTGGCGATTAACATTAATAATTTTATAGCTGTACATTTTATAAGGGTCATGCCAATGGACTACTCGAGCAGAGGTGATGGTCACTCTTCTCGACCTTCATGCCTCGGGCGAAGATTGGGGTCAAGCTTGCTGACTCACGTGCCTCAAGAACATTTCATTTTGTCCCTTTCATCGTGGCGAGTTTCTTTTGATACAGGTTAAGTTTTTTTAACTCGTGCGCCTCGGACACATTTTGT
The window above is part of the Musa acuminata AAA Group cultivar baxijiao chromosome BXJ1-1, Cavendish_Baxijiao_AAA, whole genome shotgun sequence genome. Proteins encoded here:
- the LOC135598850 gene encoding heat stress transcription factor B-2c-like, with the translated sequence MTLAAEPAEGQQRSLPTPFLTKTYQLVDDPAVDDVISWNEDGSTFVVWRPAEFASDLLPKYFKHNNFSSFVRQLNTYGFRKIVPDRWEFANDCFRRGEKRLLQDIHRRKISTAAPPLAPATIPGTAHVRRARSSTYSGEEQVLSSNSSSGPPPPHTATTRPRGEAELGEENAWLRKENERLSREVAQMKKLCREIATLISRHASGRQERGEGVEGQEAAAPLLELMPPGPAAEEVEEEEEVTKSEVPPSPPGASPKLFGVSIGVKRPRLEDGDGPPVSQEVKTESVESAWPNQKDVSPERGGRQPWVIHCPRPSRKACITPDRPIDDGART